The Rhizobium sp. ZPR4 DNA segment CGGCGTGATGACTTCGACGCCGTCCTTGATCAGGTCGGACCAGTCCTTGATGCCCTTGGGATTACCCTTTCGCACCAGGAAAACGATGGTCGAGGTGTAGGGAACCGAATTGTTCGGGAATTTGGTCTTCCAGTCGGCCGGGATCTTGTGCGTCGCCTTGGCGATGGCGTCGATATCACCTTCGAGGGCAAGCGTTACAACATCGGCGTCGAGGCCATCGATGACCGAACGCGCCTGCGCACCGGAGCCGCCATGCGAAGCCTTGATATTGATGGTTTCGCCCGTGTCCTTCTTCCACTTGGCAGCAAAGGCCGCGTTGAAGTCCTTGTAGAGTTCGCGGGTCGGATCGTAGGAAACATTGAGAAGCGTCTTGTCCGCCGCCCAGGTCGGCGCGACGGCCGCGATCGAGAAACTGCCGATCAGAACCGCGGCGGCGAGAAGCCGAGAAAGCTTAATCGTCTGCATGGATGCACCCCCTTCGTTTGTCCTTAAACCCTATCAACTTGGTCGTATAAAGTAACGAAGACAGTTCCCGTTTTGGGTAACTCCGGAGAACAGCATCCCATAGAATCGGGAAAAGTGAAATCACATTCCCGAATGACAATCAGCGCGCGATGAGCAGTACCGTCAGAGAATGACGTCGGAGAGGAATACGGAATAGAGTTCGTCGGCGGTCTTTGCCTGCCGCATCGCCGTCAGGACACCCTCCGTCCTCAAGCGCCGGGCGATCGCGGCGAGCACGTTCAGATAGTCGCTCCGGCCACCCTCACCGAACAGCAGGACGAAGGCCCACTCCGTTGGCACATCGTCGATAGCCTCGAAATCCACGGCATGGGCAAAATGCACCATCAATCCCCGCGGCCGCGTCATGCTGGCAATGGCGGCATGCGGAACGGCAACACCATTGCCGATCCCGGTCGTACCCAGCTTTTCGCGTGTCTCCAGTGCCCGCAGAACCATTCCCTCATCCAGGCCGAAGCAATTGGCAGCCTTCGATGACAATATCTGCAGCGCCCGCCACTTGGTCGGAGCCGAGACGCCGACGAAAACATGTTCGGGAAGAATGATGGTGGAAAGATCCATGGTTGCGCTCAGCGTCGAATAATCATTGGTTCTGAAATGATGTTCATCACCATGGGGTCGAGCCGGCAGCATCTCGACCCCATGGTTCGAAGTCCTTGCGATCTCAATCCGGTTCGCGCAGTCGGTAGCCGACACCTGTCTCGGTGGTGATATATTGCGGCTGATCGGGAACCTCCTCGATCTTCTGCCGAAGCTGGCGCACATAGACGCGCAGATATTGCACATCGGCCGCTGGTCCCCAGATCTGTTTCAGCAGGAACTGGTGCGTCAGGACCTTGCCGGCATGCTGGGCAAGCACGCGCAGAATATCGTATTCCTTCGGCGAGAGCTTGATCTCCTTGCCATCGACCTTGACGATGCGCTTGACGAGATCGATGGACAGGCCGCCGGTCTGGAAGATCGCCTTCTCGCCCTGCTGCTGCAGGCGGTGGCGCAGCGCCACACGGATGCGGGCCGCAAGCTCGTTGACGCCGAAAGGCTTGGTCACGTAATCGTCGGCACCACTCTCGAGCGCCTTGACGATGCCGGCTTCATCCGTGCGGCTCGACAGGATAACGACCGGGATCTGCACTCCGTCCTCGCGCCACTCGAGCAGCAGATCCTGGCCCGATTTGTCGGGCAGTCCGAGGTCGAGCACGATCAGATCAGGCTTATCCTCGTCTACCGACGCCTGAGCGGAAGCAGCGCTCTGCGCTTCGTTGACAACGTAGCCCTGGGCGCCGAGACCAACACGCAGCAGTTTGCGGATCGGCGGCTCATCATCGACGACCAGAATTTTGACGGCAGTGGTGTTCATTTCAATTCATCCAGCTTCGGGACATCGGTTGGTTTCGGCAGGCGGATGGTGAAGACAGCCCCCTGCCGATCCGTTCTGTTGCCGGCAGCGATCACCCCACCCATCGCCTCGATGAAACCGCGGCAGATGGAAAGGCCAAGACCGGTTCCGGCGCGCACCTGGTCACCCTTGCGCACGCGATAGAACGTATCGAAGACGCGTTCGAGATCGGCAGGCGGAATGCCCGGTCCCTCGTCCATCACCCGGAAGACGATATTGTCGATATCGGCCCAGGCCTCCAGCCGAATGGCCGACCCTTCCGGCGCATATTTGGCGGCATTGTCGAGCAGGTTGAACAGCACCTGCTCGAACAGGACCGGGTCAACCTTCACCATCGGCAGATCGACGGGCATCTGCACCTCGACGCGATGATGAGCCAGGATCTTCCCCGCCCGCCGCAGCGCGCTGCCGACGATATCGCCGGCATAATGCAGGGCATAGTTCGGCTCCATCGCACCGGACTCGATCTTGGTCATATCGAGCAGGTTGGCGATGAAGCGATTGAGCCGCTCGGATTCATCGATGACGGTCGACAGGAGATCGACGCGATCCTCATACGGCAATGTTTCCAGATAATCGCGCAGCGTTCCCGCAGCACCGAGGATGGCCGCAAGCGGGGTCTTCAGATCGTGCGAAATAGAGGTCAACAATGCGGAGCGTAGCCGGTCGGCCTCGACGGCAAGCTTCGCCCGGTCGACATCGGCCACCAGTTGCACGCGCTCGATCGCAAGCGCTGCCTGATCGGCAAGGGCATCGAGCAGCCGCTGCTGCTCCGGCGTCAAAAGCGGGCCGTCGCGACGATCGCTATCGAGACCGATGACACCGACGGCAGTGCGGCCAGTGCGCAACGGAACGTAAAGGCGCTTGGCGCCGGGTAACGTATCGGCACCCCGGCCAGCCGCGTGATTATGCTCCCAGGCCCAGCGGGCCGCCGCGATATCTGCATCATCGAGCGTATCGTCGGGCGGATAGCCGGCCTTGACGGCGATGGTGCCGTGCTCCGGCAAAAGCAGCACGACCCGCAGCTTCAGCATCGAGGCCAGTTGAAAGGCGGTTGCCCACAATACGTCATCGAGCGTGCCGGTGCCGGCCAGTTTTTTCGAAAAGAGATAGAGATCCTCGGTCGTTCGCGCGCGCTGTCGCGCCGAGGCCGCTTGCCTTTGCACGGTCGCC contains these protein-coding regions:
- a CDS encoding PTS sugar transporter subunit IIA, with product MDLSTIILPEHVFVGVSAPTKWRALQILSSKAANCFGLDEGMVLRALETREKLGTTGIGNGVAVPHAAIASMTRPRGLMVHFAHAVDFEAIDDVPTEWAFVLLFGEGGRSDYLNVLAAIARRLRTEGVLTAMRQAKTADELYSVFLSDVIL
- a CDS encoding response regulator transcription factor, with the translated sequence MNTTAVKILVVDDEPPIRKLLRVGLGAQGYVVNEAQSAASAQASVDEDKPDLIVLDLGLPDKSGQDLLLEWREDGVQIPVVILSSRTDEAGIVKALESGADDYVTKPFGVNELAARIRVALRHRLQQQGEKAIFQTGGLSIDLVKRIVKVDGKEIKLSPKEYDILRVLAQHAGKVLTHQFLLKQIWGPAADVQYLRVYVRQLRQKIEEVPDQPQYITTETGVGYRLREPD